One Jeotgalibaca porci genomic region harbors:
- the secE gene encoding preprotein translocase subunit SecE, producing the protein MKLVTWPTSKDISKYTNTVIVTVLLFAAFFAVVDFGVGELFDLIMSL; encoded by the coding sequence ATGAAACTGGTAACTTGGCCAACAAGCAAGGATATATCAAAGTATACGAATACCGTTATCGTTACAGTTTTGCTGTTTGCAGCTTTCTTTGCGGTTGTCGATTTTGGTGTTGGTGAATTATTTGATTTAATCATGAGTCTGTAA
- the rpmG gene encoding 50S ribosomal protein L33: protein MAGKNAALACTICGSRNYTITPTEKGRTTRLEVKKFCRYCGTHTLHKETK from the coding sequence ATGGCAGGGAAAAACGCAGCATTAGCTTGCACGATTTGTGGTTCAAGAAACTACACCATTACACCTACTGAAAAAGGTCGCACGACACGATTAGAAGTTAAAAAATTCTGCCGTTACTGTGGCACACACACATTGCACAAAGAGACAAAATAG
- the menA gene encoding 1,4-dihydroxy-2-naphthoate polyprenyltransferase — MTLAIFLELVEIKTKLASLFPFLLGVLYAGYYFEAFNPINTVLFFVAMLVFDMATTAINNTMDYVKAKNLAYRDEENIIGIAGLNVKKVTLLIIGMITFAAVLGLVLTARTSLLLLVIGAVCFTVGILYTFGPFPISRMPLGEVLSGLTMGFGIFFIAVLINVADVQLATVAIAWPQFVVTGNLISVLAVFLSSLPLVFTIANIMLANNTCDFETDISNHRYTLVYYIGKEMAVKIYGWLYMGVYVAIVLAVVLGFMTPWMLGVLVTFPIVRKNVRRFTAKQVKSETFALALINMVVIHVTQIIMLILGIIF; from the coding sequence GTGACACTAGCGATTTTTTTGGAATTAGTTGAGATAAAAACGAAATTGGCAAGTTTATTTCCCTTTTTACTCGGTGTTTTATACGCCGGCTATTATTTTGAAGCATTCAACCCGATTAATACCGTGTTGTTTTTTGTGGCAATGCTAGTGTTCGATATGGCAACAACCGCTATTAACAATACGATGGATTACGTAAAGGCTAAAAACCTGGCGTATCGTGATGAAGAAAACATCATCGGAATCGCGGGATTGAATGTGAAGAAAGTGACCCTCCTGATTATTGGCATGATTACTTTTGCAGCGGTGTTAGGCCTCGTTTTAACTGCTCGCACCAGCTTATTGCTCTTGGTTATCGGTGCTGTTTGCTTCACTGTGGGAATTTTATATACATTTGGTCCCTTTCCAATTTCGCGGATGCCGTTGGGTGAAGTGTTATCTGGGCTAACAATGGGCTTTGGTATTTTCTTCATCGCAGTCCTGATCAATGTAGCGGATGTGCAACTGGCGACGGTTGCGATTGCTTGGCCGCAGTTTGTAGTGACAGGGAATCTGATTTCGGTTTTGGCCGTCTTTTTAAGTTCGTTGCCACTGGTATTCACGATTGCGAATATTATGTTGGCTAACAATACGTGTGACTTCGAGACCGATATTAGTAACCACCGCTATACACTTGTCTACTATATAGGTAAGGAAATGGCAGTGAAGATTTACGGCTGGTTATACATGGGTGTGTACGTAGCGATTGTACTTGCGGTAGTATTAGGCTTCATGACACCTTGGATGCTCGGTGTTCTTGTGACATTCCCGATTGTACGTAAGAATGTCCGTCGTTTCACGGCGAAGCAAGTGAAGAGCGAAACCTTTGCGTTGGCACTTATAAACATGGTGGTTATCCACGTGACGCAAATCATAATGCTCATTCTAGGCATTATTTTTTAG
- a CDS encoding FAD:protein FMN transferase encodes MKRILNLLTLVGMIIFLTACDNENKINTKAYKETEFLMGTYVSLSVYDADKEAVIEEGFALVRDLADKITGETTESEISKINAATGEKPVVVSEEVYELIEAAAKYSVEMDGQFNYTIGPITNLWRIGFDDARKPSQEEITEALKKIDFNKVTLNAEEHSVFLQEAGMEIDLGAIAKGYITDQVRELFVESDVTTAIIDLGGNVFVMGASPAREGDVWNVGIQDPFAERGASIGSTQQSERSIVTSGIYERYLEVDSEIYHHLMNPKTGYPFDNEIAGVSIISETSVEGDALSTLVFGLGVEEGLAYVNGRSDVEAVFVTKDKEVYLSEGLKDNFELRDEDYTIVEK; translated from the coding sequence ATGAAACGGATACTAAATCTGCTGACGTTGGTAGGGATGATTATCTTCCTGACAGCGTGCGACAATGAAAATAAAATCAATACGAAAGCATACAAGGAGACAGAATTCCTGATGGGGACTTATGTCAGCCTCAGCGTATATGATGCGGATAAAGAAGCAGTTATAGAAGAAGGTTTTGCACTTGTAAGGGATTTGGCGGACAAGATTACCGGCGAAACAACAGAGTCGGAAATCTCTAAAATAAATGCGGCGACGGGTGAGAAACCAGTCGTTGTTTCTGAAGAAGTATACGAACTGATTGAAGCGGCTGCGAAATACAGTGTGGAGATGGACGGACAATTCAATTACACCATTGGTCCGATTACCAACTTGTGGCGCATTGGCTTTGACGATGCACGTAAACCGAGCCAAGAAGAAATAACAGAAGCTTTGAAGAAAATTGATTTTAATAAGGTAACGTTAAATGCAGAAGAACATTCTGTCTTTTTGCAAGAAGCGGGTATGGAAATTGACTTAGGTGCGATTGCTAAAGGTTACATTACAGATCAAGTTCGTGAATTATTCGTAGAGTCTGATGTTACAACAGCGATTATCGACTTGGGTGGAAATGTTTTTGTAATGGGAGCTTCGCCGGCACGTGAAGGCGATGTCTGGAATGTGGGGATTCAAGATCCATTCGCAGAACGCGGTGCGAGTATCGGTTCGACGCAACAGAGTGAACGCTCTATTGTCACATCTGGTATTTACGAGCGCTACTTAGAAGTGGACAGTGAGATTTATCACCATTTAATGAATCCAAAGACAGGTTATCCCTTTGATAATGAGATTGCCGGTGTATCCATTATTTCCGAAACGTCGGTAGAAGGCGATGCTTTATCAACGCTCGTATTTGGATTGGGTGTGGAAGAAGGGTTGGCTTATGTGAATGGACGCAGCGACGTAGAAGCTGTATTTGTTACGAAGGATAAGGAAGTCTACCTCTCTGAAGGATTAAAAGATAATTTTGAATTACGAGACGAAGACTATACGATAGTAGAAAAATAG